The genomic segment ATATACGATAATCCTGCGCTCGCGGAGCGGCTGTATTTCAAAGGTGGAACCTGCGCCGCCATGCTCGGCTGGCTTGACCGGTTTTCAATTGACCTTGATTTTGACTGCAACGCCAAAGCCGGCGGGGTGCGCCGCGTGCAAAAAGAACTGGAATCGGTGTTTGCCGATCTCGGGCTTGAGATAAAAGACAAAAGCAAGAACGCGCCCCAGTATTTTTTGCGGTATCCTGCCGAAGAGAATGCGCGGAACACCATCAAAATAGACGTAACCATGCCCCCGCCGAAAGCAAACATCTACCAAACGGTCCTCCTGGGCGATATTGACCGGATTGTCCCGTGCCAGACGAAAGAAACCATGTTTGCCAACAAACTGGTCGCGTTGATTGACCGGTTTGAAAAGCACGAGTCAATCGCCGGAAGGGATCTGTATGACATCCATCACTTCTTTATGAAAGGATTTTCGTACACCACGGAAGTTATTGTTGAGCGCAGAAAAACAACGGTGCCGGTGTTTTTGAAAGGGCTGATTGATTTTGTTGAAAAGCGCATTACCGAAACAATCATAACCCAGGATTTGAGCGCATTGCTTGCGCGCGACAAATTCCAGAAAATCCGCAAAGTGCTGAAACCGGAGACGCTGATGTTTTTGCGCGACGAACTGCAGAGAGCGGGCAAAATCTTGGATTCAAACAGGGCGCGCGCTTCAAAGTAGGACATTTCTATTTCCCGTTGACACGCATAACGCCCGCTCATGACGCGATGCGCGGGGTGTGCTATACTGACAATCATTAAAAATAACGCGCACGAACCTATGCCCCACAACCCACCCCTCATCCTGTATGTGGAAGACGATGGCATGCTCCTTACCATGTACCAAGAATTCTTTACCATCTACGGCTTCGCCTTTGAGGGAGCCGCGGACTTCAAGACCGGCAGAAAGCTCATTCCGGAAAAGATGCCGGACCTGGTGCTCCTTGACCTGCTCCTGCCGGACATGTGGAGCGCAATCCCCCACCACGTAAACCACGAGCTCGGCTTGGAGATCTTGGAAGGAATCAAAGCAGACCCGAAAACGCGCGGCATTCCGGTCATCATCCTCTCCAATATTGACGAAGCCGGCGTGGTTGCGAAAGCCAAGGCGCTCGGGGCCGAGGACTTCCTGGTCAAGGCGCACGTCGTGCCCAGGGAGGTGCTCGCGGCCATCAAGAAAATTTTTGACGCGCGCGGCATTCCCCTGCCCGAGAAGCGGGTGCCGAAAACATAGCAGGCCCAGGCACGGAGACTAAAAGGCAGGCAGGCATGGCGCCCGCATTCCTTGCGGGTATGGGCCGAACGTGCTATGGTAATTTCAGTTATGCGCCAGAATCTGATAATACTCTTCGGCTCGCACGCAACAGGCAGAACCCGCGCCGGCTCTGATGTTGACGTTGCAGTGCTTTCCAAAAAACCATTGAGCTTAAAAGAAAAAGGGCTTGTTTCAGAAGAGTCAGCAAAACAGCTCGGCGTTTCAGAAGACAGCATAGACATCATAGATCTCTCGGTCGCCGACCCGTTGCTCCAGCATGAAGTCGCCGAGAACGGAAAGTTGCTGTCCGGAGATAAAGACGATTTTGACCTGTTCCGGCTTTTGGCGTGGAAGCGGTACCAGGGCACGGCAAAATTCCGCCGCGCGCGCGAGCGGGCATTGGGCGTTGCATAGAAACACATGTCAAAAGAAGTCATCATCAAAAAGCTGGAACAATTGGGCATCCTGCTCAAAGACCTTGAGCCGCTTTTGCGCATGCCCAAAGACGAATTTGAAAACGATACGGTTGTCATCCGGGCCGCGGAACGGAACTTCCAGCTTATCGTTGAAATTGCCAGCGACATAAACACCGCCATTTTGATAGAAGAAACCGGAAAAACACCGGATACGTACAAACAGTCGTTCGTTGAACTTGAAAAAATCGGCGCAGTGCCTTCTGAAGTGATTTCTGATTTGGCGGCCAGCGCGAAATTGCGCAATATCTTGGTTCATGAATATGAATTTGAAGAGGATTACGGCAGATTTTACGATTCCGCAAAATCAATGCTGCCCGCGTACCACAGATACGCTGAAAGCATAAAAAAACACATACGCGGATAAACACTGCATTGCGCAAGATGAGATACATCGTGTGCGCTCGTGATTTCATGGGAATGCACACGATGCGGCCATCCAGTCTACTCGCCTGCCGCTTCAAGAATCTCCCGGCGCACCGATTCGCCGATCCAGACGTTTTCCGCGCGAAGCCTGGCAAGCATGCTGGCTACCTCGGGAATGTGGCCGGCCGTCTTGGCGTACACCAAAAAACCACCGAGGCCCAGCAGGCGGGTTTTGGTGAGTACGGCGCGTGCCGCTTCCCTTTCAAGCTTCTCGTCCAGCAACAAAAAATCAGCCTTTTTCCGCTCGGCGAGGATAATTGATTCGGCGTCAGCCCTGCTGATGCCGAATGTTGCAAGTTCCGGTATCGCGGCACTGTCTGGAATGCTCTCAACCACCAGCCATCCTGTTTTATGCGCGTGCGCGATTTCCGTTGCGCCGGTTTTGCCTTTTCCCCGCACCACAAGTTCGTTGAAAACACCACCTGAAACGGTTATGTGTGTAAAGACGTCTTGCAAGAGCGAAAGCTGATTGATCCGGGCCAACGAAATAATCGGACCGCTGTCCGCGACAACAACAACCATACGCTACCGCCCGATCGCTCCGGCAAGCAAAGCTGACTCGGCGCGCACGTCACCTGGCGCATAATCAAGATAGGGAACCTGGTGCGAACCCATCAAATCCAAAACGTCATGTATCGGAACGTTGAGCAGCTCAGCGGCCCGGGATGAGGTTATCCGCTTTTCCCGGAGCAATTCCAAAACCGAAAGCTCGGTCAGCTTCCTGCTCACTTCGTCTTCGGGCTTCCAGTAATCAAACAGCGCTTCGGGCACGCATACTGTTTTTGTCGCTTGTTGCGTAGGCATGCGGATAGCATACCAAATAATGCGGGACGATGCAAGGCGCCGCAACGAAAAATGGGGACATGACCCATTTTTTTTATCGCCGGACCGAAGCCGCATCAGGTTTCACGAGCCACTCCACCTACAGCCGAAAACCGAGCGCATGGAGATGGGAATGCACACGATGTGGTCATCCAGCACACTCAATTGACAAAACCGACCGAAACCACTAAACTAGTGTTAGGTTTGCATACTGCCCAGAGTCAGTATGGCGAGAACCAAAAAAATCGCACCCTAACAAGAAAGGAGGGACAAGGCGTGAAGACGCGCATCAGGGTCAGAATCCTGAAGTGCCGTTGCTTTACCTGCGACAGCAACTAGCGGCGGCACAGGCCCGTTACGGCCGAGGGACATGTTTGTCTTTCGGCCGTACTCTTACCTCAACATACTCGCAACCTCCAAAGGAGGTCGTCGTGTTTGAGATTGAAACGCAAGACGCGATTTACGAAGTTGAGTTTCTCCATGCCCAAATCAACATCACCTCTCGCTGTAATATGAGATGTGAGCACTGTCGGGGGTCTTACGGCGGCACTGTTGATTTGTCGGCGGCTGATTTTGAAACACTGTTGCTCTTCAGCCACCAGCACCTCGGCGAAGGAGGCGGTTACTTGATCTCGGGGGGAGAGCCCTTGCTCCATCCGCATCTCAAAGAGCTTCTTCTTCTGTTGAAGCATCACTTCCGCAAAAACGGGTTTGTATCCGTCACGACCAACGGCACATTCCTCACCTCTGGTTGGCTGGATTTTCTGCAGTCACTGGCCTTTCCCGATCTCCGCATTGCCATCAGTTTGGACAGCGTTGATCCGGAAAGAAACAACGCGTTCCGTCATTCTCGCCAGGCTTTCCAAAACTCCGTCAAGGCTATTAAGCTGGTGGCGGAACGGCCGGATATCCAGTGCATTGTCCGGGCCACGATTCAAAAGGGCCAATTGCCGGAAGTGGAGCCCATGTTGGAGCTCGT from the Parcubacteria group bacterium genome contains:
- a CDS encoding radical SAM protein, translating into MFEIETQDAIYEVEFLHAQINITSRCNMRCEHCRGSYGGTVDLSAADFETLLLFSHQHLGEGGGYLISGGEPLLHPHLKELLLLLKHHFRKNGFVSVTTNGTFLTSGWLDFLQSLAFPDLRIAISLDSVDPERNNAFRHSRQAFQNSVKAIKLVAERPDIQCIVRATIQKGQLPEVEPMLELVDSLGGNVLSVSSVIPVGRALGKSALHFGKEAKQQLVELAVALNQHGRKTKVDVNDPLAYIIDGDQEECGMFGGCIAGIGTFSVEPDGTMFPCPVLPNQVIMNIGGKTPEQILEAYAQSPIVHSLLERRLTGKCGGCKLRFTCGGCRARAEGVMGHYLAEDPDCWLQ
- a CDS encoding nucleotidyl transferase AbiEii/AbiGii toxin family protein produces the protein MMLPNKKDAAHKAWLYRLLSAIYDNPALAERLYFKGGTCAAMLGWLDRFSIDLDFDCNAKAGGVRRVQKELESVFADLGLEIKDKSKNAPQYFLRYPAEENARNTIKIDVTMPPPKANIYQTVLLGDIDRIVPCQTKETMFANKLVALIDRFEKHESIAGRDLYDIHHFFMKGFSYTTEVIVERRKTTVPVFLKGLIDFVEKRITETIITQDLSALLARDKFQKIRKVLKPETLMFLRDELQRAGKILDSNRARASK
- a CDS encoding DUF86 domain-containing protein, which codes for MSKEVIIKKLEQLGILLKDLEPLLRMPKDEFENDTVVIRAAERNFQLIVEIASDINTAILIEETGKTPDTYKQSFVELEKIGAVPSEVISDLAASAKLRNILVHEYEFEEDYGRFYDSAKSMLPAYHRYAESIKKHIRG
- a CDS encoding UPF0175 family protein, which translates into the protein MPTQQATKTVCVPEALFDYWKPEDEVSRKLTELSVLELLREKRITSSRAAELLNVPIHDVLDLMGSHQVPYLDYAPGDVRAESALLAGAIGR
- a CDS encoding nucleotidyltransferase domain-containing protein codes for the protein MRQNLIILFGSHATGRTRAGSDVDVAVLSKKPLSLKEKGLVSEESAKQLGVSEDSIDIIDLSVADPLLQHEVAENGKLLSGDKDDFDLFRLLAWKRYQGTAKFRRARERALGVA
- a CDS encoding response regulator, with protein sequence MPHNPPLILYVEDDGMLLTMYQEFFTIYGFAFEGAADFKTGRKLIPEKMPDLVLLDLLLPDMWSAIPHHVNHELGLEILEGIKADPKTRGIPVIILSNIDEAGVVAKAKALGAEDFLVKAHVVPREVLAAIKKIFDARGIPLPEKRVPKT